The Burkholderia cepacia ATCC 25416 genome includes a window with the following:
- a CDS encoding aspartate/glutamate racemase family protein: MRILVVNVNTTESITDAIAAQAQAAASPGTEIVGLTPRFGAESIEGNFESYLAAIAVMDRVLSYDEPYDAVIQAGYGEHGREGLQELLTVPVVDITEAAASVAMLLGHRYSVVTTLDRTVPLIEDRLKLAGLDARCASVRASGLAVLELEENPARAIESIVGQAQRAVKDDHAEVICLGCGGMAGLDRQIEECTGVPVVDGVSAAVALAESLVRLKLKTSKVRTYAPPRPKRIVGWPGTFAK, encoded by the coding sequence ATGAGGATCCTGGTAGTCAACGTCAACACGACCGAGTCGATCACCGACGCGATCGCCGCGCAGGCGCAGGCCGCCGCATCGCCGGGCACGGAGATCGTCGGTCTGACGCCGCGCTTCGGCGCGGAGTCGATCGAAGGCAACTTCGAGAGCTATCTCGCGGCGATCGCCGTGATGGATCGCGTGCTGAGCTACGACGAGCCGTACGACGCGGTGATCCAGGCCGGCTACGGCGAACACGGCCGCGAAGGCCTGCAGGAACTGCTGACGGTGCCCGTCGTCGACATCACCGAAGCGGCCGCGAGCGTCGCGATGCTGCTCGGCCATCGCTACTCGGTCGTCACGACGCTCGACCGCACGGTGCCGCTGATCGAGGATCGCCTGAAGCTCGCCGGGCTCGACGCGCGCTGCGCGTCGGTGCGCGCAAGCGGCCTCGCGGTGCTCGAACTCGAGGAAAACCCGGCGCGCGCGATCGAGTCGATCGTCGGCCAGGCGCAGCGCGCGGTGAAGGACGATCACGCGGAAGTGATCTGCCTCGGCTGCGGCGGAATGGCCGGCCTCGACCGGCAGATCGAGGAATGCACGGGCGTGCCGGTCGTCGACGGCGTGTCGGCCGCGGTCGCGCTCGCCGAGTCGCTGGTGCGCCTGAAGCTGAAGACGTCGAAGGTCCGCACGTACGCGCCGCCGCGCCCGAAGCGGATCGTCGGCTGGCCGGGCACCTTCGCAAAATGA
- a CDS encoding DUF3005 domain-containing protein gives MQNAESNPTPQQQQEQIAKSPVKTPAAGDMPDAATQAAEVAEVAKRPLTPEAVAAKTPTGLPPIDVGAHAVDSGDPVRRAAGRIVTLDNANMAMTDNTVDVDGKGMEARTGASELQDNVIYSNASLDDAVDTPDEGLGGIESRPGGNMPQIATRPGWRVRHVGDVDVEHGDGARAEHVICLERID, from the coding sequence ATGCAGAACGCGGAATCGAATCCAACCCCGCAACAGCAGCAGGAACAGATCGCGAAGAGTCCGGTGAAGACCCCGGCAGCCGGCGACATGCCCGACGCGGCGACCCAGGCCGCCGAGGTCGCCGAGGTGGCGAAGCGGCCGCTGACGCCCGAGGCGGTCGCGGCGAAAACGCCGACCGGCCTGCCGCCGATCGACGTCGGCGCGCATGCGGTCGACAGCGGCGATCCCGTGCGTCGCGCGGCCGGCCGGATCGTCACGCTCGACAACGCGAACATGGCGATGACCGACAACACGGTCGACGTCGACGGCAAGGGCATGGAGGCGCGCACCGGCGCGTCGGAACTGCAGGACAACGTGATCTACTCGAACGCGTCGCTCGACGATGCGGTCGATACGCCCGACGAGGGGCTCGGCGGGATCGAGAGCCGGCCGGGCGGCAACATGCCGCAGATCGCGACGCGGCCGGGCTGGCGCGTGCGGCATGTCGGCGATGTCGACGTCGAGCACGGCGACGGTGCGCGCGCCGAGCACGTGATCTGCCTCGAGCGGATCGACTGA
- a CDS encoding NCS1 family nucleobase:cation symporter-1 has translation MEGDNGVQLEATHRPGIVPGAVDASHRTDSAARDPALSPRLHNPDLAPTKAEGRTWGRYSIFALWTNDVHNIANYSFAIGLFALGLSGWQMLASLAIGAVLVYCFMNLTGYMGQKTGVPFPVISRMSFGIYGALLPAMIRAVIAIAWFGIQTYLASVVLRVLLTAIWPGLAAFDQDAIFGLSTLGWVTFVAIWLVQIGILTYGMEMVRKYEGLAGPVILVTTLSLAAWMFSRTGGHLAMSIGKPLTGLKMWTEIFAGGSLWLAIYGTLVLNFCDFARSSPSAKTVRVGNFWGLPVNILVFATISFVLAGAQFKLNGHIIHSPTEIIATVPNKLFLVLGCLAFLIVTVAVNIMANFVAPAFVLTSLAPHRLSFRRAGLISATVAVLILPWNLYNSPIVIVYFLSGLGALLGPLYGIITVDYWLVRKQRVNVPDLYTEAPTGTYFYTRGVNRKALAALLPSALISITLAVVPAFSAMTPFSWLLGAAIAGSVYWLLADRKRQYEERSGEPIAVACAQH, from the coding sequence ATGGAAGGAGACAACGGCGTGCAACTGGAAGCCACCCACCGCCCGGGCATCGTGCCCGGCGCGGTCGACGCATCGCATCGAACCGATTCGGCCGCGCGCGACCCCGCGCTGAGCCCGCGGCTGCACAACCCCGACCTCGCGCCCACCAAGGCCGAGGGGCGGACGTGGGGCCGCTACAGCATCTTTGCGCTGTGGACCAACGACGTGCACAACATCGCGAACTACTCGTTCGCGATCGGGCTGTTCGCGCTCGGCCTGTCGGGCTGGCAGATGCTCGCGTCGCTCGCGATCGGCGCGGTGCTCGTGTACTGCTTCATGAACCTCACCGGCTACATGGGCCAGAAGACCGGCGTGCCGTTCCCGGTGATCAGCCGGATGAGCTTCGGCATCTACGGCGCGCTGCTGCCCGCGATGATCCGCGCGGTGATCGCGATCGCATGGTTCGGCATCCAGACCTATCTCGCGTCCGTCGTGCTGCGCGTGCTGCTCACCGCGATCTGGCCCGGCCTCGCCGCGTTCGACCAGGATGCGATCTTCGGGCTGTCGACGCTCGGCTGGGTCACGTTCGTCGCGATCTGGCTCGTGCAGATCGGCATCCTCACGTACGGGATGGAAATGGTCCGCAAGTACGAAGGGCTCGCCGGCCCGGTGATCCTCGTCACGACGCTGTCGCTCGCCGCGTGGATGTTCAGCCGCACGGGCGGCCATCTCGCGATGTCGATCGGCAAGCCGCTGACCGGCCTGAAGATGTGGACGGAGATCTTCGCGGGCGGCTCGCTGTGGCTTGCGATCTACGGCACGCTGGTGCTCAACTTCTGCGACTTCGCGCGCTCGTCGCCGAGCGCGAAGACGGTGCGGGTCGGCAACTTCTGGGGCTTGCCAGTCAACATCCTCGTGTTCGCGACGATCAGCTTCGTGCTCGCGGGCGCGCAGTTCAAGCTGAACGGCCACATCATCCACAGCCCGACGGAAATCATCGCGACGGTGCCGAACAAGCTGTTCCTCGTGCTCGGCTGCCTCGCGTTCCTGATCGTCACGGTCGCCGTGAACATCATGGCGAACTTCGTCGCGCCGGCCTTCGTGCTGACGAGCCTTGCGCCGCATCGCCTGTCGTTCCGCCGCGCGGGCCTGATCAGCGCGACGGTCGCCGTGCTGATCCTGCCGTGGAACCTGTACAACAGCCCGATCGTGATCGTCTATTTCCTGTCCGGCCTCGGCGCGCTGCTCGGCCCGCTGTACGGGATCATCACGGTCGACTACTGGCTCGTGCGCAAGCAGCGCGTGAACGTGCCCGACCTCTATACCGAAGCGCCGACCGGCACCTATTTCTACACGCGCGGCGTGAACCGCAAGGCACTTGCGGCGCTCCTGCCGTCCGCGCTGATCTCGATCACGCTCGCCGTCGTGCCGGCCTTCAGCGCGATGACGCCGTTCTCGTGGCTGCTCGGCGCGGCCATCGCGGGCAGCGTGTACTGGCTGCTGGCCGATCGCAAACGGCAATACGAGGAGCGCTCGGGCGAGCCCATCGCGGTCGCCTGCGCGCAACACTGA
- a CDS encoding LysR family transcriptional regulator, which yields MRDTLEPDALPRGASDAAGALDVLDARLMRILLVLLTERTVSRAAVRLNMSQPATSAALKRLRTLLGDPLLVRSRYGMVPTEFGARLIEPLRNALRVIDFIRIQQPTFDARTSVRTYRIGCPDYLNVLFVPKLVALFRERAPNAQLVFHPLGDGFDDERALADGELDVVIDNRPARSSRFRQDDLFDDRVVCLMRATHPLARHGAMTAADFADAPQLCPTPSWLEASGAIDRQLERVGLQRRIVVTLPHFELAAHALVRTDMLLTTTYRLARHYAKLLPLAAVALPAEPPDIVYRMTWNESGACVDGVRWLRGLIAEATRAWLDAEAMLPAVAAVPAGAAADAGNSVTAAGDTADAPDTDATADTPEPVRRTRRRQATHCRASHPPRVAHAARIHRHATKSH from the coding sequence ATGCGGGACACGCTAGAACCGGACGCACTGCCCCGCGGCGCGTCCGACGCCGCGGGCGCGCTCGACGTGCTCGATGCGCGGCTGATGCGCATCCTGCTCGTGCTGCTCACCGAGCGCACCGTGTCGCGCGCGGCCGTGCGGCTGAACATGTCGCAGCCGGCGACGAGCGCCGCGCTCAAGCGCCTGCGCACGCTGCTCGGCGATCCGTTGCTCGTGCGCAGCCGCTACGGGATGGTGCCGACCGAGTTCGGCGCGCGGCTGATCGAACCGCTGCGCAACGCGCTGCGCGTGATCGACTTCATCCGCATCCAGCAGCCGACGTTCGACGCGCGCACGTCGGTGCGCACCTACCGGATCGGCTGCCCCGACTACCTGAACGTGCTGTTCGTGCCGAAGCTCGTCGCGCTGTTCCGCGAACGCGCGCCGAACGCGCAGCTCGTGTTCCATCCGCTCGGCGACGGCTTCGACGACGAGCGCGCGCTGGCCGACGGCGAACTCGACGTCGTGATCGACAATCGCCCGGCGCGCTCGTCGCGGTTCCGGCAGGACGACCTGTTCGACGATCGCGTCGTATGCCTGATGCGCGCGACGCATCCGCTCGCGCGGCACGGCGCGATGACGGCCGCCGATTTTGCCGACGCGCCGCAGCTGTGCCCGACACCGTCGTGGCTCGAGGCGTCCGGCGCGATCGACCGGCAGCTCGAACGCGTGGGCCTGCAGCGGCGGATCGTCGTCACGCTGCCCCACTTCGAACTTGCCGCGCATGCGCTCGTGCGCACCGACATGCTCCTGACTACCACGTACCGGCTCGCGCGGCATTATGCGAAGCTGCTGCCGCTCGCCGCCGTCGCGCTGCCGGCGGAGCCGCCGGACATCGTGTACCGGATGACGTGGAACGAATCGGGCGCGTGCGTGGACGGCGTGCGCTGGCTGCGCGGGCTGATCGCGGAAGCGACACGCGCGTGGCTCGACGCCGAGGCGATGCTGCCGGCGGTTGCCGCGGTTCCCGCCGGCGCAGCTGCGGACGCAGGGAACAGCGTGACGGCTGCGGGCGATACGGCCGATGCACCCGATACAGACGCTACAGCCGATACGCCCGAACCGGTTCGACGCACGCGCCGCAGGCAGGCGACGCATTGCCGTGCATCGCACCCGCCGCGCGTCGCCCATGCGGCACGCATCCACCGTCACGCGACGAAGTCGCATTGA
- a CDS encoding LysR family transcriptional regulator — protein MDRLEFRHVRAFLSVAQHLHFARAAEALDMAPPALTRQIQEAERVLGVRLFHRSRRAVTLSAAGEAYLAEARAAVEHLQRGRELAALAERGELGRIEIGYVSSAVYSGTLQRTVGAFRDAHPRIELNLREVPMDDVANQLDTGRLDLAYVRPPLPLPGGLRIVTLQRDVFVAAVPAGSRYASMAAVRAADLADARFAVPEQERGTLEVARRGRFAPLVAPRPGGLLAVLACVSVNGWVAVIPDALAGCVSLPGIVYRPIAGKPITSELALAHRRFEKAPAVRAFLRTVPSAVQDAG, from the coding sequence ATGGACCGGCTTGAATTCCGTCACGTGCGCGCGTTCCTGAGCGTCGCGCAGCACCTGCACTTCGCCCGCGCGGCCGAGGCGCTCGACATGGCGCCGCCCGCGCTCACGCGGCAGATCCAGGAAGCCGAACGCGTGCTCGGCGTGCGTCTCTTTCACCGGTCGCGCCGCGCGGTCACGCTGAGCGCGGCCGGCGAGGCCTATCTCGCCGAAGCGCGCGCCGCGGTCGAACACCTGCAGCGCGGCCGCGAACTCGCGGCGCTGGCCGAGCGCGGCGAGCTCGGCCGGATCGAGATCGGCTACGTGTCGTCGGCTGTCTATTCAGGCACGCTGCAGCGCACGGTCGGCGCGTTTCGTGACGCGCATCCGCGCATCGAACTGAACCTGCGCGAAGTGCCGATGGACGACGTCGCGAACCAGCTCGACACCGGCCGCCTCGACCTCGCGTACGTCCGCCCGCCGCTGCCGCTGCCCGGCGGCCTGCGGATCGTCACGCTGCAACGCGACGTGTTCGTCGCGGCCGTGCCGGCCGGGTCGCGCTACGCGTCGATGGCCGCCGTTCGCGCGGCCGACCTCGCCGACGCGCGCTTCGCGGTGCCCGAACAGGAGCGCGGCACGCTCGAAGTCGCGCGCCGCGGCCGCTTCGCGCCGCTGGTCGCCCCCCGCCCGGGCGGCTTGCTCGCGGTGCTCGCGTGCGTGTCCGTGAACGGCTGGGTCGCGGTGATTCCCGATGCGCTCGCCGGCTGCGTGTCGCTGCCGGGTATCGTGTACCGGCCGATCGCCGGCAAGCCGATCACGTCGGAACTCGCACTCGCGCACCGGCGCTTCGAAAAGGCGCCGGCGGTGCGCGCGTTCCTGCGGACGGTTCCGTCGGCCGTGCAAGACGCTGGATGA
- a CDS encoding DUF4397 domain-containing protein: MKSIRTIAALCSIISVLAACGGDGNDVGTELGISKPQARFINAVPAGPNLDYYLNAKVDQSGVAYKGVTRYHDVDSGTQTASYDISGTTSTIASQSFSAANGHHYTTIALPSTTSLISVIDDPYDKGLLSDKARVRSFNASPNAQNIDMYVVPPGTDITTQSPTLAGAAYQNAVPASTQDSIYLNGGSYQVIVTTAGSKTPILKTAPVTINNNADWLLLTIPSGGVGDVTPNDIHVLVGQGNDADTSAQELGPQ; encoded by the coding sequence ATGAAATCAATACGAACGATAGCGGCCCTGTGCTCCATCATTTCCGTGCTCGCGGCATGTGGCGGCGACGGCAACGACGTCGGCACCGAGCTCGGCATCTCGAAGCCGCAGGCGCGCTTCATCAACGCGGTGCCGGCCGGCCCGAACCTCGACTACTACCTGAACGCCAAGGTCGACCAGTCGGGTGTCGCGTACAAGGGCGTGACGCGCTATCACGACGTCGACTCGGGCACGCAGACCGCGAGCTACGACATCTCGGGCACGACCTCGACCATCGCGTCGCAATCGTTCAGCGCGGCGAACGGCCATCACTACACGACGATCGCGCTGCCGAGCACGACGTCGCTGATCTCCGTGATCGACGATCCGTACGACAAGGGCCTGCTGTCGGACAAGGCGCGCGTGCGCAGCTTCAATGCGTCGCCGAACGCGCAGAACATCGACATGTACGTCGTCCCGCCCGGCACCGACATCACGACGCAAAGCCCGACGCTCGCGGGCGCGGCTTACCAGAACGCGGTGCCGGCCTCGACGCAGGATTCGATCTACCTGAACGGCGGCAGCTACCAGGTGATCGTCACGACGGCCGGCAGCAAGACGCCGATCCTCAAGACCGCGCCGGTCACCATCAACAACAACGCCGACTGGCTGCTGCTGACGATTCCGTCGGGCGGGGTCGGCGACGTGACGCCGAACGATATCCACGTGCTGGTTGGGCAAGGCAACGACGCCGATACGTCCGCGCAGGAACTCGGGCCGCAGTAA
- a CDS encoding glycosyltransferase family 2 protein produces MSRHTRKPLVSLVVPFHDEAEAIDAFFATALPILESIDTTRFEIVCVNDGSRDDTLDRLIDIAAGDPRVRIVDLTRRFGKEAALTAGIDEATGTAVILIDADLQDPPALIPAMVERWLAGAEVVAAKRTDRMCDPLMQRVAAALYYRVHNRLSEVEMPENVGDFRLMDRQVVDALRALPERRRFMKGLFAWVGYRTEIIEYTRAPRSGGRSKFSGWRRWNFALEGITSFSTVPLRVWTYIGLAFAALSFIYGAFIVMRTLLFGNPVHGYASLISVMLFVGGIQLIGIGVIGEYLGRIYHESKQRPVYLVRRRYRAAALVGQHPARHVAQPDASKLLPFPVRRVAPARRRQTAAVTAAAARNLSVK; encoded by the coding sequence ATGTCCAGGCACACCCGAAAGCCGTTGGTATCGCTCGTCGTACCCTTCCATGACGAGGCGGAAGCGATCGACGCATTCTTTGCGACTGCCCTTCCCATCCTCGAATCGATCGACACCACGCGCTTCGAAATCGTTTGCGTGAACGACGGCAGCCGCGACGACACGCTGGACAGGCTCATCGACATCGCCGCCGGCGACCCGCGCGTGCGCATCGTCGATCTCACCCGGCGCTTCGGCAAGGAAGCCGCGCTCACCGCCGGCATCGACGAAGCCACCGGCACCGCCGTGATCCTGATCGATGCCGACCTGCAGGACCCGCCCGCTCTGATCCCCGCGATGGTCGAACGCTGGCTCGCCGGCGCCGAGGTCGTCGCCGCGAAGCGCACCGACCGCATGTGCGATCCGCTGATGCAGCGCGTGGCCGCCGCGCTCTACTACCGCGTGCACAACCGCCTCTCCGAAGTCGAGATGCCCGAGAACGTCGGCGATTTCCGGCTGATGGACCGCCAGGTCGTCGACGCGCTGCGCGCGCTACCCGAGCGGCGGCGTTTCATGAAAGGCCTGTTCGCGTGGGTCGGCTATCGCACCGAGATCATCGAATACACGCGTGCGCCACGCAGCGGCGGCCGCTCGAAATTCTCCGGATGGCGGCGCTGGAACTTCGCGCTCGAAGGCATCACGAGCTTCAGCACCGTGCCGCTGCGCGTATGGACCTACATCGGCCTCGCGTTCGCCGCCCTCTCGTTCATCTACGGCGCCTTCATCGTCATGCGCACGCTGCTGTTCGGCAACCCCGTGCACGGCTACGCGTCGCTCATCTCCGTGATGCTGTTCGTCGGCGGCATCCAGCTGATCGGTATCGGCGTGATCGGCGAATACCTCGGCCGCATCTATCACGAGTCGAAGCAGCGCCCCGTCTATCTCGTCCGGCGCCGTTACCGCGCCGCCGCGCTGGTGGGCCAACATCCGGCGCGGCACGTCGCGCAGCCGGACGCCTCGAAGCTGCTGCCGTTTCCGGTTCGGCGCGTCGCCCCTGCCCGACGACGGCAGACGGCCGCCGTGACCGCGGCAGCAGCACGCAACCTGTCGGTCAAGTAG
- the mmsB gene encoding 3-hydroxyisobutyrate dehydrogenase, translating into MEIAFIGLGNMGGPMAANLLKAGHALTVFDLDAHAVDVAVRAGATAAGSPREAAARGAVVITMLPAAQHVRAVYLGDDGVLAGARAGAALIDCSTIDPGTVRAVAEAAAQRDFPLADAPVSGGTGGAQAGTLTFMVGADAALFERIRPVLQDMGKNVVHCGGTGTGQIAKICNNLLLGISMMGVSEAMALGAALGIDPSVLAGIINTSTGRCWSSDTYNPYPGVSDTAPAARGYAGGFAANLMLKDLGLATEAARSAHQPVWMGALAQQLYQSMSQQGLGTLDFSACVKLYEAQPA; encoded by the coding sequence ATGGAAATTGCATTCATCGGACTCGGCAACATGGGCGGCCCCATGGCCGCCAACCTGCTGAAAGCCGGCCACGCGCTGACGGTGTTCGACCTCGACGCGCACGCGGTCGACGTCGCGGTGCGCGCCGGCGCGACCGCCGCCGGCTCGCCGCGCGAAGCGGCCGCGCGCGGCGCGGTCGTGATCACGATGCTGCCGGCCGCGCAGCACGTGCGCGCCGTCTACCTCGGCGACGACGGCGTGCTGGCCGGCGCGCGCGCCGGCGCGGCGCTGATCGACTGCAGCACGATCGATCCGGGCACCGTGCGCGCGGTGGCCGAAGCCGCCGCGCAGCGCGACTTCCCGCTCGCCGACGCGCCCGTGTCGGGCGGCACCGGCGGCGCGCAGGCCGGCACGCTGACCTTCATGGTCGGCGCGGACGCCGCGCTGTTCGAGCGCATCCGCCCGGTGCTGCAGGACATGGGCAAGAACGTCGTGCACTGCGGCGGCACCGGCACCGGGCAAATCGCGAAGATCTGCAACAACCTGCTGCTCGGGATCTCGATGATGGGCGTCTCGGAAGCGATGGCGCTCGGCGCCGCGCTCGGCATCGATCCATCCGTGCTGGCGGGCATCATCAATACGTCGACCGGCCGCTGCTGGAGCTCGGACACGTACAACCCGTATCCGGGCGTGAGCGACACCGCGCCGGCCGCGCGCGGCTATGCGGGCGGATTCGCGGCGAACCTGATGCTGAAGGATCTCGGGCTCGCGACCGAAGCGGCACGGAGCGCGCACCAGCCGGTGTGGATGGGCGCACTCGCGCAGCAGCTCTATCAGTCGATGAGCCAGCAGGGGCTCGGCACGCTCGACTTCTCCGCGTGCGTCAAGCTGTACGAGGCGCAGCCGGCGTAA
- a CDS encoding MFS transporter, with translation MSQSSPASRAGAPAAPRTGGRMPAAATLAVASATCSLIVLDTNVVAVSLPSIARSFHASFADIEWVVSAYMTAFAACLLPAGGLADRFGRKRMLGAGLALFFLASLGCGVAPSAGWLIAARAVKGGGAALLLTAALAVIANRFPEGRERARAWAIWGMCMGIATAVAPLVGGAITQWIGWRWVFLLNLPVCMLLAAGARVAIDESRDPHAKRVDAAGSLLFGAALACAIAALIGAPSHGWLSAATLGRLALAAALFAAFVGAERWQARPMIDLALFSQPRFVGAVLAMFGYAACAQVMMTFLPLYLQNAFGMSAIDAGLGMLPFAFAMIAGPSLGAALAARVSSGGVLAGGLALIGAGNLATAALTAAGDYRLVAIGMFVTGCGAGIMNGDTQKAIMACVPSNRTGMASGISTTTRFSAIVTAVGVLGAVLAASTQARLDRLLSAAPGLRAFADAPFMSSLLAGDLARALERVPPSAAGALAKAAPVAFASGFADALTVSGVLALVVAVVACKLLAQPMRDAA, from the coding sequence ATGTCCCAGTCTTCACCGGCGTCGCGCGCGGGCGCGCCTGCCGCCCCGCGCACGGGCGGCCGCATGCCCGCCGCCGCGACGCTCGCCGTTGCGTCCGCGACCTGCTCGCTGATCGTGCTCGACACGAACGTCGTCGCCGTGTCGCTGCCGAGCATCGCGCGCAGTTTCCACGCGAGCTTCGCCGATATCGAATGGGTCGTGAGCGCGTACATGACCGCGTTCGCCGCCTGCCTGCTGCCGGCCGGCGGGCTCGCCGACCGCTTCGGACGCAAGCGGATGCTCGGCGCGGGGCTCGCGCTGTTCTTTCTCGCGTCGCTCGGCTGCGGCGTCGCGCCGTCGGCCGGCTGGCTGATCGCCGCGCGTGCGGTGAAGGGCGGCGGCGCCGCGCTGTTGCTGACGGCCGCGCTCGCCGTGATCGCGAACCGTTTTCCGGAGGGGCGCGAGCGGGCGCGCGCGTGGGCGATCTGGGGCATGTGCATGGGGATCGCGACGGCCGTCGCGCCGCTCGTCGGCGGCGCGATCACGCAATGGATCGGGTGGCGCTGGGTGTTCCTGCTGAACCTGCCCGTCTGCATGCTGCTCGCGGCCGGCGCGCGCGTCGCGATCGACGAGTCGCGCGATCCGCACGCGAAGCGCGTGGATGCGGCCGGCAGCCTGTTGTTCGGCGCGGCGCTCGCGTGCGCGATCGCGGCCCTGATCGGCGCACCGTCGCACGGCTGGCTGTCGGCCGCGACGCTCGGCCGGCTCGCGCTCGCCGCCGCGCTGTTCGCGGCGTTCGTCGGCGCGGAGCGCTGGCAGGCGCGGCCGATGATCGATCTCGCGCTGTTTAGCCAGCCGCGCTTCGTCGGCGCCGTGCTCGCGATGTTCGGTTATGCGGCGTGCGCGCAGGTGATGATGACGTTCCTGCCGCTGTACCTGCAGAACGCGTTCGGGATGTCGGCGATCGACGCGGGGCTCGGGATGCTGCCGTTCGCGTTCGCGATGATCGCCGGGCCGTCGCTCGGCGCGGCGCTGGCCGCGCGCGTGTCGTCCGGCGGCGTGCTGGCGGGCGGGCTCGCGCTGATCGGCGCGGGCAACCTCGCGACCGCGGCGCTGACGGCCGCCGGCGACTACCGGCTCGTCGCGATCGGCATGTTCGTGACGGGCTGCGGCGCGGGCATCATGAACGGCGATACGCAGAAGGCGATCATGGCGTGCGTGCCGTCGAATCGCACCGGCATGGCGTCGGGCATCAGCACGACGACGCGCTTCTCGGCGATCGTGACGGCCGTCGGCGTGCTCGGCGCGGTGCTGGCGGCGAGCACGCAGGCGCGGCTCGACCGGCTGCTGTCCGCCGCGCCCGGCCTGCGCGCGTTCGCCGATGCGCCGTTCATGTCGAGTCTGCTGGCCGGCGACCTGGCGCGGGCGCTCGAGCGTGTGCCGCCGTCGGCCGCCGGCGCGCTCGCGAAGGCGGCGCCCGTCGCGTTCGCGAGCGGGTTTGCCGACGCGCTGACGGTGAGCGGCGTGCTCGCGCTCGTCGTGGCCGTCGTTGCATGCAAGCTGCTTGCGCAACCGATGCGCGATGCTGCGTGA
- a CDS encoding ABC transporter substrate-binding protein has translation MNPTSAPARRRVLQRLVALAAAPLAGGVALPAHAAGADPSGVTLVLGDQAGGLRALAEAARVLDGTPYRFRWANFQGAAPLFEAQRAGAIDLAPAGDLPVLTAALGDPSLRIVATRVGSATSLGIVVQPDSPVRTVADLKGQTVVVSSARGSISQYQLYGALREHGLAPRDVDVRFVLPVDAFAAFEAKRIGIWATFDPYYGHAVRRGARVVRDGSGINSGLAFLTSPVETLDDRAKRAALADVLARLARAGQWALAHPADYATVYASLTRLPPDAATDIARRAALAQRSLSGADIDVLQRVADRAAADAILPRRVDVASIAIRNVSA, from the coding sequence ATGAACCCAACTTCCGCCCCGGCGCGCCGCCGCGTGCTGCAGCGTCTTGTCGCCCTCGCCGCCGCGCCGCTCGCCGGCGGCGTCGCACTGCCCGCCCATGCGGCGGGCGCCGACCCGTCGGGCGTCACGCTCGTGCTCGGCGACCAGGCCGGCGGCCTGCGCGCGCTCGCCGAAGCCGCGCGCGTGCTCGACGGCACGCCTTACCGGTTCCGCTGGGCCAACTTCCAGGGTGCCGCGCCGCTGTTCGAGGCGCAGCGCGCGGGGGCGATCGATCTCGCGCCGGCCGGCGACCTGCCCGTGCTGACGGCCGCGCTCGGCGATCCGTCATTGCGGATCGTCGCGACGCGCGTCGGCTCGGCGACATCGCTCGGCATCGTCGTGCAGCCCGATTCGCCGGTCCGCACCGTCGCCGACCTGAAAGGACAGACCGTCGTCGTGTCGTCCGCGCGCGGCAGCATTTCGCAGTACCAGCTGTACGGGGCGCTGCGCGAACACGGCCTCGCGCCGCGTGACGTCGACGTGCGCTTCGTGCTGCCCGTCGACGCGTTCGCCGCGTTCGAGGCGAAGCGGATCGGCATCTGGGCGACGTTCGACCCGTACTACGGGCATGCGGTACGACGCGGTGCGCGCGTCGTCCGTGACGGCAGCGGCATCAATTCCGGGCTGGCGTTCCTCACGTCGCCGGTCGAAACGCTCGACGATCGCGCGAAGCGCGCGGCGCTCGCGGACGTGCTGGCGCGGCTCGCCCGCGCGGGCCAGTGGGCGCTCGCGCATCCCGCCGACTATGCGACCGTCTATGCGTCGCTCACGCGCCTGCCGCCCGACGCGGCCACCGACATCGCACGCCGGGCCGCGCTCGCGCAGCGCAGCCTCAGCGGTGCCGACATCGACGTGCTGCAGCGTGTCGCCGACCGCGCGGCGGCCGACGCGATCCTGCCGCGGCGCGTCGACGTCGCCTCGATCGCGATCCGCAACGTGTCCGCCTGA